Proteins from a genomic interval of Medicago truncatula cultivar Jemalong A17 chromosome 3, MtrunA17r5.0-ANR, whole genome shotgun sequence:
- the LOC11432141 gene encoding uncharacterized protein isoform X1, giving the protein MEPLFDQFKAFAESSHDFFDSIFGRRKSTEILKRLQRESFSDLMKLRDRQDKVERMISFYKSSKGGPFQEASTHVRGHMDFTGALLIKGDFNQQNLDIISRSGIKTGIDSRFVFQTAIGEENALAAEFVATQKGKEHHSDALEMPLSLAKLSYKANVNDSLSLMAVPVGAQCRDVAVGSNSFDQQEKGLTDFSSFGPPLLKLHNGSAFGIAMRKSCFIASLAQFVAGLGTPSGSNTADNRYSTFLQLACQFPRGTKLSVLSSHQLPFVSKQLRKFGALTIPLVLSNQHEVSETEPEASTFRGTRTQVSGGSAAIMLESELDGFTKLGGWVEMNTLDPKSAQWAVTLTDVSEGSSGWGMSLGGIGAKHFQAESYLKFNMGDKFCLKPGLVYATDGDSKIASLMLRSDWSL; this is encoded by the exons ATGGAGCCTCTATTCGACCAATTCAAAGCTTTTGCTGAATCCAGCCATGACTTTTTCGACTCCATTTTTGGTCGCCGCAAATCG ACTGAAATACTTAAACGTCTACAAAGAGAATCCTTCTCAGATCTTATGAAACTCAGAGACAGACAAGATAAGGTTGAGAGGATGATTTCCTTCTATAAATCATCCAAAGGAGGTCCTTTTCAGGAAGCCAGCACCCATGTAAGGGGACATATGGATTTTACAGGGGCTTTACTTATCAAGGGAGATTTTAATCAGCAGAACTTAGATATCATAAGCAGGTCTGGAATAAAAACAGGCATTGATTCAAGGTTCGTTTTTCAAACCGCTATTGGTGAGGAGAATGCTCTTGCTGCAGAGTTTGTGGCTACTCAGAAAGGAAAGGAACATCACAGTGATGCCCTTGAAATGCCACTTTCTCTTGCAAAACTCAGCTATAAAGCAAATGTAAATGATTCGTTATCTCTTATGGCTGTCCCAGTGGGAGCCCAGTGCAGAGATGTTGCGGTTGGTTCAAATTCTTTTGATCAG CAGGAAAAAGGCCTCACAGATTTCTCCTCTTTTGGACCGCCCCTTCTGAAATTACACAATGGCAGTGCCTTTGGCATAGCTATGAGAAAGTCATGTTTTATTGCTTCATTGGCTCAATTTGTAGCTGGACTTGGAACACCTTCTGGTTCTAATACAGCAGATAATAGATACAGCACATTCCTACAACTTGCCTGTCAATTTCCTAGAGGAACAAAGCTGTCTGTTCTCAGTAGTCACCAACTACCTTTTGTATCAAAGCAGCTTAGAAAATTTGGAGCTTTAACAATTCCGTTAGTCTTGTCCAACCAACATGAAGTGTCTGAGACAGAACCTGAAGCATCAACCTTCAGAGGAACAAGGACACAGGTCTCAGGTGGTTCTGCTGCTATAATGCTGGAGTCTGAACTTGATGGCTTTACAAAACTTGGAGGTTGGGTTGAGATGAACACACTAGATCCCAAATCTGCACAATGGGCCGTAACATTGACCGATGTTTCTGAAGGTTCATCTGGCTGGGGAATGAGTCTTGGGGGAATAGGGGCGAAACATTTTCAAGCTGAATCCTATCTAAAATTCAACATGGGTGATAAATTTTGCTTGAAGCCAGGTCTTGTATACGCCACAGATGGAGATTCCAAAATAGCTTCTTTAATGCTTCGATCTGATTGGTCtttgtga
- the LOC11432141 gene encoding uncharacterized protein isoform X2, whose protein sequence is MEPLFDQFKAFAESSHDFFDSIFGRRKSTEILKRLQRESFSDLMKLRDRQDKVERMISFYKSSKGGPFQEASTHVRGHMDFTGALLIKGDFNQQNLDIISRSGIKTGIDSRFVFQTAIGEENALAAEFVATQKGKEHHSDALEMPLSLAKLSYKANVNDSLSLMAVPVGAQCRDVAVGSNSFDQEKGLTDFSSFGPPLLKLHNGSAFGIAMRKSCFIASLAQFVAGLGTPSGSNTADNRYSTFLQLACQFPRGTKLSVLSSHQLPFVSKQLRKFGALTIPLVLSNQHEVSETEPEASTFRGTRTQVSGGSAAIMLESELDGFTKLGGWVEMNTLDPKSAQWAVTLTDVSEGSSGWGMSLGGIGAKHFQAESYLKFNMGDKFCLKPGLVYATDGDSKIASLMLRSDWSL, encoded by the exons ATGGAGCCTCTATTCGACCAATTCAAAGCTTTTGCTGAATCCAGCCATGACTTTTTCGACTCCATTTTTGGTCGCCGCAAATCG ACTGAAATACTTAAACGTCTACAAAGAGAATCCTTCTCAGATCTTATGAAACTCAGAGACAGACAAGATAAGGTTGAGAGGATGATTTCCTTCTATAAATCATCCAAAGGAGGTCCTTTTCAGGAAGCCAGCACCCATGTAAGGGGACATATGGATTTTACAGGGGCTTTACTTATCAAGGGAGATTTTAATCAGCAGAACTTAGATATCATAAGCAGGTCTGGAATAAAAACAGGCATTGATTCAAGGTTCGTTTTTCAAACCGCTATTGGTGAGGAGAATGCTCTTGCTGCAGAGTTTGTGGCTACTCAGAAAGGAAAGGAACATCACAGTGATGCCCTTGAAATGCCACTTTCTCTTGCAAAACTCAGCTATAAAGCAAATGTAAATGATTCGTTATCTCTTATGGCTGTCCCAGTGGGAGCCCAGTGCAGAGATGTTGCGGTTGGTTCAAATTCTTTTGATCAG GAAAAAGGCCTCACAGATTTCTCCTCTTTTGGACCGCCCCTTCTGAAATTACACAATGGCAGTGCCTTTGGCATAGCTATGAGAAAGTCATGTTTTATTGCTTCATTGGCTCAATTTGTAGCTGGACTTGGAACACCTTCTGGTTCTAATACAGCAGATAATAGATACAGCACATTCCTACAACTTGCCTGTCAATTTCCTAGAGGAACAAAGCTGTCTGTTCTCAGTAGTCACCAACTACCTTTTGTATCAAAGCAGCTTAGAAAATTTGGAGCTTTAACAATTCCGTTAGTCTTGTCCAACCAACATGAAGTGTCTGAGACAGAACCTGAAGCATCAACCTTCAGAGGAACAAGGACACAGGTCTCAGGTGGTTCTGCTGCTATAATGCTGGAGTCTGAACTTGATGGCTTTACAAAACTTGGAGGTTGGGTTGAGATGAACACACTAGATCCCAAATCTGCACAATGGGCCGTAACATTGACCGATGTTTCTGAAGGTTCATCTGGCTGGGGAATGAGTCTTGGGGGAATAGGGGCGAAACATTTTCAAGCTGAATCCTATCTAAAATTCAACATGGGTGATAAATTTTGCTTGAAGCCAGGTCTTGTATACGCCACAGATGGAGATTCCAAAATAGCTTCTTTAATGCTTCGATCTGATTGGTCtttgtga